One window from the genome of Pungitius pungitius chromosome 14, fPunPun2.1, whole genome shotgun sequence encodes:
- the fbxo34 gene encoding F-box only protein 34, producing the protein MHLKSYPKLARSELRLDASSQCSLFLRTYGGSHGNIRSSRLPPGVTEEDADTPPDIWTVIRPGHVREKIAIYASDSERVSPGKVKGSWEENCSFKRRRRSGSNQKLQGTLQPSPWQPGSEALTEEQKVSVVEMVAFLEQRASEKQLDFKPLLALSRAPPPEVRGEEPESVRVSDMVAKLESESLKRRSEGDLSRSNSLRTVGRVLLAPGDQSPAPCQPSSMTSSPVAPTRHPEPAVSMQTPKEAPPPPLKEAEPLPGLLFLSPPATSQPPPHHTINYHAEPHPPRPSLDCGGQSEKRRRADRARDDDDEEEEEAAAGVPLTRRASQDFLSTRRRLQQLLEPRPFLAALPPHLLLAVLQLLPTQSLAALKCSCRYFCFIINSYGVRPADSLWVSDPRYRDDPCKQCKRRYGRGDVSPCRWHHKPFCQALPYGPGYWMCCHGAHRDAPGCNVGLHDNRWVPAFHRMNVPIHRSNH; encoded by the coding sequence ATGCACCTGAAGTCTTACCCTAAGCTCGCCCGCTCAGAGCTGCGTCTTGACGCGTCGTCCCAGTGCAGCCTGTTCCTGAGGACGTACGGCGGTAGCCATGGCAACATCCGCAGCAGCCGGCTCCCGCCCGGAGTCACCGAGGAGGACGCCGATACGCCACCAGACATCTGGACTGTCATCAGGCCCGGTCACGTGCGAGAGAAGATCGCCATCTATGCCTCCGACTCCGAGCGCGTCTCGCCCGGCAAGGTGAAGGGGAGCTGGGAGGAGAACTGCAGCTTCAAGAGGCGCCGCAGGTCGGGGAGCAACCAGAAGCTCCAGGGCACACTGCAgccgtctccatggcaacctggCAGCGAGGCGCTGACGGAGGAGCAGAAGGTCTCCGTGGTGGAGATGGTGGCGTTCCTGGAGCAGAGAGCCAGTGAGAAGCAGCTAGACTTCAAACCACTGCTCGCACTGTCCAGAGCTCCGCCCCCGGAGGTCAGGGGGGAGGAGCCAGAGAGCGTCAGGGTGTCTGACATGGTGGCCAAGCTGGAGTCAGAGTCTCTGAAGAGGAGGTCAGAGGGAGATCTGTCGAGGAGCAACAGCCTGAGGACGGTGGGACGTGTGCTGCTGGCCCCTGGGGACcagagccccgccccctgccaGCCTTCATCAATGACGTCATCGCCGGTGGCTCCAACTCGCCACCCAGAGCCAGCTGTGTCCATGCAGACACCAaaagaagccccgccccctccgctcaaGGAGGCAGAGCCTTTGCCAGGCTTGTTGTTTCTGTCTCCACCTGCcacctcacagcccccccctcaTCACACAATTAACTACCACGCGGAGCCCCACCCACCTCGTCCCAGTTTGGACTGCGGCGGCCAAtctgagaagaggaggagggcggacCGGGCtcgggacgacgacgacgaggaggaggaggaggcggctgcTGGTGTGCCTCTGACTCGCCGCGCGTCGCAGGACTTCCTGTCGACGCGGCGCcgcctgcagcagcttctggaGCCGCGGCCGTTCCTCGCCgcgctgcccccccacctcctgctggccgtgctgcagctgctgcccaCGCAGAGCCTCGCCGCGCTGAAGTGCAGCTGCCGCTACTTCTGCTTCATCATCAATAGCTATGGCGTGCGACCCGCCGACTCTCTGTGGGTGTCTGACCCCCGTTACCGCGACGACCCCTGCAAGCAGTGCAAGAGGCGGTACGGGCGCGGAGACGTGTCACCGTGCCGCTGGCACCACAAGCCGTTCTGCCAGGCACTGCCCTACGGGCCCGGCTACTGGATGTGTTGCCACGGCGCCCACAGGGACGCGCCCGGTTGTAACGTTGGTCTCCATGACAACCGCTGGGTGCCTGCGTTCCACAGAATGAATGTGCCGATTCACAGGAGCAACCACTGA
- the jmjd7 gene encoding bifunctional peptidase and (3S)-lysyl hydroxylase JMJD7 isoform X2, with protein MNDKSIPDHIADLYLNQSVPFLDGSPDPLQFYRDWIGPNKPCIIRNACNHWPALTRWTPEYLRKKVGSKVISVAVTPNGFADAVNGERFVMPEERRMSFSSVLDIIEGKEHVGVFYVQKQSSNLLDELPELTADLESHVPWMSDALGKLPDAVNFWLGEESAVTSMHKDHYENLYCVISGEKNFILLPPTDRPFIPYGVYQPAVYHQRDDGEFEVVNQSDSEKVPWIPLDPLDPDLDRYPEYRRARPLRCSVKAGEMLYLPSLWFHHVQQSHGCIAVNFWYDMEYDIKYNYFQLLEALSEVTGSP; from the exons ATGAACGATAAATCGATACCTGATCACATCGCAG ATCTGTATCTGAACCAATCTGTGCCTTTCCTGGACGGGTCACCTGACCCACTGCAGTTTTACCGCGACTGGATTGGTCCAAACAAGCCCTGCATCATCCGCAATGCCTGCAACCATTGGCCGGCTCTGACCAGGTGGACGCCGGAGTACCTGCG GAAGAaggtggggtcaaaggtcatcagcGTGGCAGTGACGCCCAACGGCTTTGCTGATGCGGTTAACGGGGAGCGCTTCGTGATGCCTGAGGAGAGACGCATGAGCTTCTCCTCGGTGCTCGACATCATCGAGGGGAAG GAGCACGTGGGTGTGTTCTACGTTCAGAAGCAGTCCTCCAACCTCCTGGATGAGCTCCCAGAGCTCACCGCCGACCTCGAGTCACACGTCCCCTGGATGAGTGACGCGCTGG GAAAGTTACCAGACGCCGTAAACTTTTGGCTCGGAGAGGAGAGTGCTGTGACTTCCA tgcaCAAAGATCACTATGAGAATCTGTACTGCGTGATCTCCGGGGAGAAGAACTTCATCCTGCTGCCGCCCACTGACCGACCCTTCATTCCTTACG GTGTTTACCAGCCGGCCGTTTACCACCAGCGGGACGACGGTGAGTTTGAGGTTGTCAACCAAAGCGACTCTGAGAAG gtcccgTGGATCCCCCTGGACCCTCTGGACCCAGATTTGGACCGGTACCCTGAGTACCGGAGAGCTCGCCCGCTCCGCTGCAGCGTGAAGGCCGGAGAGATGTTGTACCTCCCGTCGCTGTGGTTCCACCACGTGCAGCAGTCACATGGCTGCATCGCAG TTAACTTCTGGTACGACATGGAGTACGACATCAAGTACAACTacttccagctgctggaggcgcTGTCTGAGGTCACGGGGTCGCCGTGA
- the jmjd7 gene encoding bifunctional peptidase and (3S)-lysyl hydroxylase JMJD7 isoform X1: MESLRKRVAEFSQEAHDLYLNQSVPFLDGSPDPLQFYRDWIGPNKPCIIRNACNHWPALTRWTPEYLRKKVGSKVISVAVTPNGFADAVNGERFVMPEERRMSFSSVLDIIEGKEHVGVFYVQKQSSNLLDELPELTADLESHVPWMSDALGKLPDAVNFWLGEESAVTSMHKDHYENLYCVISGEKNFILLPPTDRPFIPYGVYQPAVYHQRDDGEFEVVNQSDSEKVPWIPLDPLDPDLDRYPEYRRARPLRCSVKAGEMLYLPSLWFHHVQQSHGCIAVNFWYDMEYDIKYNYFQLLEALSEVTGSP; the protein is encoded by the exons ATGGAGTCTTTGAGGAAACGTGTGGCTGAGTTTTCACAAGAGGCTCATG ATCTGTATCTGAACCAATCTGTGCCTTTCCTGGACGGGTCACCTGACCCACTGCAGTTTTACCGCGACTGGATTGGTCCAAACAAGCCCTGCATCATCCGCAATGCCTGCAACCATTGGCCGGCTCTGACCAGGTGGACGCCGGAGTACCTGCG GAAGAaggtggggtcaaaggtcatcagcGTGGCAGTGACGCCCAACGGCTTTGCTGATGCGGTTAACGGGGAGCGCTTCGTGATGCCTGAGGAGAGACGCATGAGCTTCTCCTCGGTGCTCGACATCATCGAGGGGAAG GAGCACGTGGGTGTGTTCTACGTTCAGAAGCAGTCCTCCAACCTCCTGGATGAGCTCCCAGAGCTCACCGCCGACCTCGAGTCACACGTCCCCTGGATGAGTGACGCGCTGG GAAAGTTACCAGACGCCGTAAACTTTTGGCTCGGAGAGGAGAGTGCTGTGACTTCCA tgcaCAAAGATCACTATGAGAATCTGTACTGCGTGATCTCCGGGGAGAAGAACTTCATCCTGCTGCCGCCCACTGACCGACCCTTCATTCCTTACG GTGTTTACCAGCCGGCCGTTTACCACCAGCGGGACGACGGTGAGTTTGAGGTTGTCAACCAAAGCGACTCTGAGAAG gtcccgTGGATCCCCCTGGACCCTCTGGACCCAGATTTGGACCGGTACCCTGAGTACCGGAGAGCTCGCCCGCTCCGCTGCAGCGTGAAGGCCGGAGAGATGTTGTACCTCCCGTCGCTGTGGTTCCACCACGTGCAGCAGTCACATGGCTGCATCGCAG TTAACTTCTGGTACGACATGGAGTACGACATCAAGTACAACTacttccagctgctggaggcgcTGTCTGAGGTCACGGGGTCGCCGTGA
- the tbpl2 gene encoding TATA box-binding protein-like 2: MKEITSVYLCLLYFHHVMVCSSLCPSVHTLGSRGGPSQLKSVDELRIGGTCAALCVDPEGSGSGPGSRIQSDGASLMDESALERYFDDSIANEADFLLEEELDLQSPAPSGQGPAPSHLPPKAGLSRQEELDLSFLPDELSLRDEQSRHDNTVDSQTVPLDVSQDSGISGDYNFQDPTAQSQQGPSMSGPGAGVSPFYPMTPMTPMTPVTERSGIIPQLQNIVSTVNLGCPLDLKFIALQARNAEYNPKRFAAVIMRIREPRTTTLIFSSGKMVCTGAKSEDQSRLAARKYARVVQKLGFPARFMDFKIQNMVASCDVCFPIRLEGLVLTHRQFSSYEPELFPGLIYRMVKPRIVLLIFVSGKVVLTGAKEREEIYEAFENIYPILKGFRKQ, translated from the exons ATGAAGGAGATAACAAGTGTTTACTTGTGTTTACTTTATTTCCATCATGTAATGGTTTGTAGTTCACTGTGTCCTTCAGTTCACACACTGGGAAGTCGTGGAGGACCTTCTCAGCTGAAATCTGTTGATGAGCTCAGGATTGGAGGCACCTGTGCAGCTCTCTGTGTGGACCCAGAAGGTTCCGGATCAGGTCCTGGATCCAGAATACAGTCCGATGGTGCTTCTCTCATGGACGAGTCGGCACTGGAACGTTACTTTGATGACTCCATTGCAAAT GAAGCTGACTTTcttctggaggaggagctggacctcCAGAGCCCGGCCCCCTCGGGACAGggtcccgccccctcccacctACCTCCGAAGGCGGGGCTGAGCAGACAGGAGGAGCTCGACCTTAGCTTCTTACCTGATGAACTCAGTTTACGGGACGAGCAAAGTCGCCACGACAACACAG TTGACAGTCAGACCGTCCCTCTGGACGTGTCTCAGGACAGCGGCATCAGCGGAGACTACAACTTCCAAGATCCCACAGCACAGTCCCAGCAGGGGCCGTCCATGTCCGGACCGGGGGCCGGGGTCTCCCCCTTCTACCCCATGACCCCCATGACCCCTATGACCCCTGTGACTGAGAGGTCAGGAATCATCCCCCAGCTACA GAATATCGTCTCCACTGTGAACCTCGGCTGTCCTCTGGATCTCAAGTTCATCGCCCTCCAGGCCAGAAATGCAGAGTACAACCCCAAG cGTTTTGCGGCTGTCATCATGAGGATCAGAGAACCACGAACCACCACACTGATCTTCAGCTCCGGGAAGATGGTCTGTACAGGAGCCAAGAG TGAGGATCAGTCTCGACTGGCAGCCAGGAAGTACGCTCGGGTGGTTCAGAAACTCGGTTTCCCCGCGCGCTTCATGGACTTTAAGATCCAGAACATGGTGGCCAGCTGTGACGTGTGCTTCCCCATCAGACTGGAGGGACTGGTTCTGACCCACCGGCAGTTCAGCAG TTATGAACCGGAGCTGTTTCCAGGCCTCATCTATCGAATGGTGAAGCCTCGTATCGTCCTGCTCATCTTTGTGTCGGGGAAAGTGGTTTTGACCG GAGCCAAAGAGCGAGAGGAGATCTACGAGGCGTTTGAAAACATCTACCCAATCCTGAAAGGTTTCAGGAAACAGtaa
- the jmjd7 gene encoding bifunctional peptidase and (3S)-lysyl hydroxylase JMJD7 isoform X3, which translates to MFYRDWIGPNKPCIIRNACNHWPALTRWTPEYLRKKVGSKVISVAVTPNGFADAVNGERFVMPEERRMSFSSVLDIIEGKEHVGVFYVQKQSSNLLDELPELTADLESHVPWMSDALGKLPDAVNFWLGEESAVTSMHKDHYENLYCVISGEKNFILLPPTDRPFIPYGVYQPAVYHQRDDGEFEVVNQSDSEKVPWIPLDPLDPDLDRYPEYRRARPLRCSVKAGEMLYLPSLWFHHVQQSHGCIAVNFWYDMEYDIKYNYFQLLEALSEVTGSP; encoded by the exons ATG TTTTACCGCGACTGGATTGGTCCAAACAAGCCCTGCATCATCCGCAATGCCTGCAACCATTGGCCGGCTCTGACCAGGTGGACGCCGGAGTACCTGCG GAAGAaggtggggtcaaaggtcatcagcGTGGCAGTGACGCCCAACGGCTTTGCTGATGCGGTTAACGGGGAGCGCTTCGTGATGCCTGAGGAGAGACGCATGAGCTTCTCCTCGGTGCTCGACATCATCGAGGGGAAG GAGCACGTGGGTGTGTTCTACGTTCAGAAGCAGTCCTCCAACCTCCTGGATGAGCTCCCAGAGCTCACCGCCGACCTCGAGTCACACGTCCCCTGGATGAGTGACGCGCTGG GAAAGTTACCAGACGCCGTAAACTTTTGGCTCGGAGAGGAGAGTGCTGTGACTTCCA tgcaCAAAGATCACTATGAGAATCTGTACTGCGTGATCTCCGGGGAGAAGAACTTCATCCTGCTGCCGCCCACTGACCGACCCTTCATTCCTTACG GTGTTTACCAGCCGGCCGTTTACCACCAGCGGGACGACGGTGAGTTTGAGGTTGTCAACCAAAGCGACTCTGAGAAG gtcccgTGGATCCCCCTGGACCCTCTGGACCCAGATTTGGACCGGTACCCTGAGTACCGGAGAGCTCGCCCGCTCCGCTGCAGCGTGAAGGCCGGAGAGATGTTGTACCTCCCGTCGCTGTGGTTCCACCACGTGCAGCAGTCACATGGCTGCATCGCAG TTAACTTCTGGTACGACATGGAGTACGACATCAAGTACAACTacttccagctgctggaggcgcTGTCTGAGGTCACGGGGTCGCCGTGA